In Saccharomonospora marina XMU15, one genomic interval encodes:
- a CDS encoding DUF2505 domain-containing protein, with amino-acid sequence MATRIEHRATFAHSAADVYAAQTQQQALRARLDEIGGKDSTLRDHTATADGVRYTLVQGIPAEQLPHLVRKMHSGDLEVQREHTWWQQEGRYVGTVNVHVSVMPGHITARTELYDEAAGSVLQTRGEVKVRIPLVGGKLESFVADQVTELLEHEAKFTSRWLAGRG; translated from the coding sequence ATGGCGACCCGTATCGAGCACCGTGCGACGTTCGCGCACAGTGCCGCCGACGTGTATGCCGCCCAGACACAACAGCAGGCGCTGCGGGCCCGGCTGGACGAGATCGGCGGCAAGGATTCGACGCTGCGCGACCACACCGCCACGGCCGACGGTGTCCGGTACACGCTGGTGCAGGGCATCCCGGCCGAGCAGCTACCGCACCTGGTGCGAAAGATGCACTCCGGTGACCTCGAGGTGCAGCGCGAGCACACCTGGTGGCAGCAGGAAGGCCGCTACGTCGGCACGGTGAACGTGCATGTCAGCGTTATGCCGGGGCACATCACCGCCCGCACCGAACTCTACGACGAGGCGGCGGGTAGCGTGCTACAGACCAGAGGTGAGGTCAAGGTCCGCATCCCGCTCGTGGGAGGCAAGCTCGAAAGCTTCGTCGCCGACCAGGTGACGGAACTGCTCGAGCACGAGGCGAAGTTCACGTCGCGGTGGCTCGCGGGCCGAGGCTGA
- a CDS encoding UDP-N-acetylmuramate dehydrogenase, translated as MSTVGTPVQEALREHTTLRLGGPARRFVTASTTEELVSLVRELDAAGEPVLLLGGGSNLVVADAGFAGTVVRIGTTGWDDDGVAAGQNWDDYVAAAVCAGLGGLECLSGIPGSAGATPIQNVGAYGCEISQVLHSIDLYDRRSGEIRTIAAADLGFAYRTSVLKGTDSGIVLRVRFSLHTDGLSAPIRYAELAAALGTEIGARVPAAEAREAVLALRARKGMVLDEADHDTWSAGSFFTNPVVAHDQVADALARIAEVVGSDVPVPRYPADGGVKLSAAWLIERAGFSKGYPGPGGRVRLSTKHTLALTNRGAATTADLLALAREVRDGVRDTFGVTLRPEPLLINCRL; from the coding sequence GTGAGCACTGTCGGAACGCCCGTCCAGGAGGCCCTGCGCGAGCACACCACGCTGCGGCTGGGCGGCCCGGCCCGCCGCTTCGTCACCGCGTCGACGACCGAGGAACTGGTTTCACTCGTACGCGAACTCGACGCGGCGGGCGAGCCGGTACTGCTGCTCGGCGGTGGCTCCAACCTCGTGGTGGCCGACGCCGGGTTCGCGGGCACGGTGGTGCGCATCGGCACCACCGGTTGGGACGACGACGGCGTCGCGGCGGGGCAGAACTGGGACGACTATGTCGCGGCCGCAGTCTGCGCCGGTCTCGGCGGCCTGGAATGCCTCTCCGGCATCCCGGGGTCGGCGGGCGCGACGCCCATCCAGAACGTGGGCGCCTACGGCTGCGAGATCAGCCAGGTGCTGCACTCCATCGACCTCTACGATCGCCGATCCGGCGAGATCCGCACCATCGCCGCCGCCGACCTCGGCTTCGCCTACCGCACGAGCGTGCTCAAGGGAACCGACTCCGGGATCGTGCTCCGGGTGCGTTTCTCGCTGCACACCGACGGGCTGTCCGCCCCGATCCGCTACGCCGAACTCGCGGCCGCCCTCGGCACCGAGATCGGCGCCAGGGTGCCTGCCGCCGAGGCCCGCGAGGCAGTGCTCGCGCTACGGGCGCGCAAGGGCATGGTGCTCGACGAGGCCGATCACGACACCTGGAGCGCGGGCTCGTTCTTCACCAATCCCGTCGTCGCGCACGACCAGGTCGCCGACGCGCTCGCCAGGATCGCCGAGGTGGTCGGGTCCGACGTGCCCGTGCCCCGGTATCCCGCCGACGGCGGGGTGAAGCTGTCCGCGGCCTGGCTGATCGAGCGCGCCGGGTTCAGCAAGGGCTACCCGGGGCCGGGCGGGCGCGTTCGACTTTCGACGAAGCACACGCTCGCGCTGACCAACCGCGGCGCGGCCACCACGGCCGACCTGCTGGCCCTCGCCCGCGAGGTGCGTGACGGCGTGCGCGACACCTTCGGAGTCACGCTGCGGCCGGAGCCGCTGCTCATCAACTGCCGGCTGTAG
- a CDS encoding SDR family oxidoreductase: MSMRTAVVTGASAGIGEATARALASAGFHVVLGARRLNRLRQLAEELSGTAHELDVTDVESVASFVDQVPECHLLVNNAGGARGLERVEEADEENWHWMWQTNVLGTLRVTKALLPKLIASGEGHVITVTSIAGHEVYDGGAGYTSAKHAQAALHQTLRSEHLGDPLRLTEIVPGMVETDFSLNRFDGDAERAERVYQGLQPLTASDVAEVIAFAATRPAHVNLDRIVLQPTAQYNGSRILRR; the protein is encoded by the coding sequence ATGAGCATGCGAACCGCAGTCGTAACGGGAGCCAGCGCAGGCATCGGCGAAGCGACCGCCAGGGCACTGGCCTCAGCCGGGTTCCACGTCGTGCTCGGCGCACGCCGCCTCAACCGGCTGCGTCAGCTCGCGGAGGAACTGTCCGGCACCGCACACGAACTGGACGTGACGGACGTCGAGTCCGTTGCCTCGTTCGTCGACCAGGTCCCAGAATGCCACCTCCTCGTCAACAACGCCGGTGGCGCGAGGGGTCTGGAACGCGTCGAGGAGGCCGACGAGGAGAACTGGCACTGGATGTGGCAGACGAACGTGCTCGGCACGCTGCGCGTTACCAAGGCTTTGCTGCCGAAGCTGATCGCCTCCGGTGAGGGGCACGTGATCACTGTGACGTCCATCGCCGGGCACGAGGTGTACGACGGCGGAGCGGGCTACACCTCGGCCAAGCACGCGCAGGCTGCGCTGCACCAGACCCTGCGCTCGGAGCATCTTGGAGATCCGCTGCGGCTGACCGAGATCGTGCCGGGGATGGTCGAGACGGACTTCTCGCTGAACCGCTTCGACGGCGACGCCGAGCGAGCGGAGAGGGTGTACCAGGGCCTGCAACCCCTCACCGCGAGCGACGTGGCAGAGGTCATCGCCTTCGCCGCCACCAGGCCCGCGCACGTCAACCTCGACCGGATCGTGCTGCAGCCGACGGCACAGTACAACGGCAGCCGCATTCTGCGGCGCTGA